DNA from Strix aluco isolate bStrAlu1 chromosome 2, bStrAlu1.hap1, whole genome shotgun sequence:
GCACTTACTCTCCTAAGTAAGGtacttgtttgctttttcttcatgtttgatTCTTCATCTAGTCAGCCACTTACTGATTGTCTACATCTATTTCACTTCCTTAATTTCATATTGCTGCATGTTGCACTTATGGTCTTTGTAGTGTtccttttctcatatttttctcaagctgaatttcttttaaagtttagaggaatatttttctgaaaaagactTGGTTTGTTCTTACTTGTACTACAGGTAAGTATTCCATTTGTTTTCCCTTATAAACTgtgaatattttactttttaagacAGTCACCTACAGAACCTACCATCTTACATTgagatttaatatagattagatGGGAGGGACGTAAAGTAATACCTTATGGCACAAGATACTGAAGTTATTCTGGCCATGTGATGTCCTGTGAATCCTACTTTCAACTGCCTGACCCTAGCCAAGGTTTTCCAAGTCatagaaaatggaatttttttttaatgtgcagttTTGTTTGATAAAAATCTCTTAAAGAAGTGTGGTTGTTATTTttatccattattattattataatggAAATTATGGGTCTCAAAAATTGAAAGAATTTTTTCTGTTTAGTGTATTATAATGACAAGGAAAATCTTCTATACAATATCAGAAATTTGGTGAGGCACCAGTTGGACAAAATACGTTCTCAGAAGGTGGTGATACAAAGCATTAGTAGCATTAGTGAATGTGGTCTTTATTGCCGCAGAACAGGTACAGATGGTCCAGCTCCATGATCTAGTATCTTAAATGACAGACGTAAAGCCAAAACATGAATAGCTGATGAAGCttaaaacatgtttcctttaaCTTGTGTTGAACACATTGCCTCTTGCAAGgtactgaaagaaaatgttaaattccTCTGTGTAGACCCCAGAAACATCTGGGCAATACTGTAAAGGCTGAAAGAAGTGCCTCTTGATTGGGGGAAAGAGGTGGATGCTCGttctgttttttggggtttgctttttttttttactttgattcaATATATTTCTTACAGACCGAAATACTTGTTATGCCCACATGGTGAACATTCTGTTCAAGATATGTGAAATCTGAATAGAACAGGAAGCTGTAATACTGAGGGGGGCAAGGAGGGACAGCTTTGTATTTGCCTTACTGAAGTATATTCTGTATAATAGAATATGTCATTCTAATTTAGGACACTTGCAGAAATTTGATGATGCTGTTGTGTCATGCTTCTTTCCTAAGCATGCTAACACCTAGTAAtcagaaagctttaaaacaatgtttttgctGTATTTGCATTGCTGTCtttaagttttctgtttgttctttttgtaCCTAGGGATAGAGCCCAAATTAAACATCCTTGAAATTGTGAAGCCTGTGGAGACTGTGGAGGTAGTGATTGATCCAGATGCTCATCATGCAGAGGCTGAAGCTCACCTTGTTGAGGAAGCTCAAGTGATAACCTTGGATGGAACAAAACATATTACAACAATTTCAGACGAAACCTCCGAACAAGTGACACGATGGGCTGCAGCGCTGGAAGGCTACCGAAAGGAGCAGGAGCGCCTTGGAATACCCTATGGTAATAATACTctgggtgtgcatgtgtgtgcatgtgtgtgttcaGGTGAGGGCTGggttcttctgtttgtttgggggaTTGGTGTATTTTCataaatgataatttattttGGTTATATAATTAAAGTGCTCCAATACATCAGAGAAGGCTTCTTATGGTATGGGTAAGTACAGTGCAAATATCTGCATAAGAGAAGCCTAAAGAGAAGTAGGATCAAAGCTTGtaatagttttattaaaatagtgCTTTTTGCTCTATAACCTTATTGCATTTTTTagaaagcagttttcttcttcttcccctccttaaTAATGTGTATGTTAATGATAAAGCTCTTTTTCATGTGTGTCTGAATATGAACTAGAATCAGTACTTGGTGGGGGTTGCCTCTAAAGATTCTGAAACAAATTGTTCACAGATTGTAGGATGCTGACTATAGTATTAAATCAGATTTTGCATGGAAAGCCATACTTCAACATACTGGAAAAAGATGATTCAGAACTGAATATAAGTATTCTTGTTGGTCATCATCTCTTTTGAATTAATGTTGTTACTTAGCAGACTGCTAATTTAATGTTAGCTTAGAAAAAGCATCTTTGAATGTCTGTTTAGGATTGAACTGAAACTGTGGGTTTGAAACCTACATTACATTCAGAAAATTATCCAAGTTGCTTGTGACTTGCAGATACATACTGTGAAGTCATATTCAGCACATGAAGCTGTAGTATCTAAGCAGACCTGCAAAATTGGAATATATTTGGCAAGTGGGATAtttggaagtgtttaagagttcCATTTGGAATTGTTTAAGAGTTCCAGTGAAATCGCACATCTTTGCAGATTGCCAGtattttgaacatatttttgATAACTAAAGCAGTggctttttcatgcttttttgttgttctcaTTGCCAAACACCTCCAAAATAGTTTTCATCATGCTATGTCTGTTGATTATCAGGGATTTGATGcagaatgtttgaaaaaaaaatcttgagacGTTAACAGGAGCAGACTGATATTTTTCACCCTGCTCTCCcattaatataaaaagaaaattacttaaaatgtTAATGATGCAGTCAGGAGTTTCTGAGAATAAAGAATGTTCTTAAGGTTCTTACGCAGTCCCCcaaaaagccccccccccccccatttataaatatacatattaaaaaataaagaggtgaGTTTCCTTCAGAGTTGTGAGACTTGGTTCTGTAAAATTCTGTGACATTATTCCTTGAATCTTTTCAAAAGACAGGATATGTTGGTATTAAAAGTCAAGTCCAGCCAGTAAATAATCATCCAGAAGGGTAGAGGTTCTGTATCTTCATCCTTACAGGTTTCTCTGTTTtgctgcaaatggaaaaataGCTTTTAGCAGGTCTTTAAAATGTTGTGggtttctctttgttttatggGTTTTGGTGGGTTATACTAGAGATCACAGATTCTTAGCTGTTAAAGGTATTTCTTCTAATAGAATCCAAAAATTTGGTACCatggcagggaaggaaggaaggaaaatgttaaTTGGTATGAGAAATAGAACCAgaagagggagcagcagaaagcttGGAAACCATGGAACTGGTTAGAGAAAGTAATGATTCATGTTACTTTGAAGATTGTGTTCTGTCAATGAGAGCAAATTAGcagctttttaatgaaaattaactgCTGATAACGTTTTAAAGACCAAAACCCCTTTTGGTGTGGCTTTTCCCAAACAATTACATTGCATAGTTTTAGGTAGCATCACTGAAAAATGATGCAGTGTTACTGTTCTTTATTAAGCAAAGTGGAATTTGTGGCTCTTAAATGAAGTTTATAGATTtagaaagctttgttttctttttaattcttaaaataaaaacttctcaAGGTGACATCTGTTTGGGGTATAATTCAAAAATACATAATTGTTCTGCTCCTGGTTTTTGCCCTTCAGACAGTTAAAGTAAATATTCCTGCTTTAGTTTCCATTTCCAGTTCATACTTGTTGACATGTTTTAATATATTGCATATATTAAGCTTTGAAGTTTTTATATTGAAGTTTTGAAGATGATGCTTAGATTTACCCATTCCATTTCTAGCTTGTTCACACTATTGCTGTTTGAAACAACAGACTTTTTATGTTAAAATGTCTCAAGTCAACAAAGCATGTATTGCACTTGTCTTGAGTTGATTATTTATTACCGTTTCTATGTGTTCCTCTGCTGTGTGAATTGTCTGTACTTCTGTGTGTTTGGCACTGGCATTTAAATGATGTGTGTGTTGTGTTCTGGTGAAGTGTCAGATAGGCATCCCAACACTTGATGCTGTGGCTTGTTTGATTCAAATACAGGCATGCATTGGGTCCTACTGTACCAAATGTTCGTTTAATGGTTTATTTAATGTGGTCTTTCTAAATGTGGTGTATTACACTTactgttttatatttttatatatattgtgcATGTTTATTAGCCCACccatgtggtgggttgaccccagctgACAGGTGAGCCTCCACCCAGTCACTTGCTCACTTCCCCTCCAGAGGCATGAGGAAAAGAATCAAAAGGGACAAAgccagtttaaacaaaaaaaaaaaaatcatgggtcaatataaagacaatttaataagctgtcctggctctgtcccctcccagtttcttgtgcacccccagcctactcgctggggTGGACGAGTgggaaacagagaaggccttgttGGAATCCAGTACTCTCTGACCAGTCTCTTTTAGATACTCCATGCGTGGAGGGTGTaatgtttaatatcaaatttactTGAAGATGGTTGATGTTACATGggatttctgatttagcagagTAATACAAATTATACTAAAAACACAGTACAGAGGTAAGTTACacatagaaaaatacagcagttgcAATACACTGTTCAGTCACAGTACCAATGTGACTCCCACAACTGGTCTCTATATAATATGCTCACCATCACGACATTGGGTGTCCCCAGTTGCCAGGAAGGAATACGTGGGTTGAAACCAGCCCAAGCCTATTGCTCTCTTTGATATTCTTTTGCTAGGCGTCTGGTTTGTGTACTCTGTGTTGGGCTGAGCAGCATATTCACTCCTCCCATGCTGGTCTGTCTGACTCAGGGAGACATTTACACCAGTTGATCCACTTAGCTGTTGATAGGCCTTTGTCTAAAACAAAGGCCACCCTCCACCTCCTTTTTGTTGAGCTAAAGTCAGCTGCTCTGCATTATTCTGAGCTGCTTAGGCACTTCACCCTTGCCCATCTCCTCAGCCTTCTTCCATTGTCATGTTCCACCCCTCAGGCTTTAGTCAGTCAcaccttgactctgtgcaagcacagctcagcagtaactaaaacatgcGTGCtaccaacactgttttggtcaccaACCTAAAACACAGGACCACATGGGCTGCTATAAAGAatattaactccatcccagccaaacccagtatGACGATGATTTTAAATAGTTTAGAAACTGGGATAATGTGAATGTATTGAGaatgtagtatttagtcataatCACATGCTGATCAACATATTTGAGGAAGAGCATTGTGGTGTGAGACTACTCTTTTTTTGGAACTACAGAcctatggaaaaagaaaagtaattattttctgtgtttgagaAATGTCAGGTGtagttctgatgtaaaaggttttgctaaagaaaatccTTCTTTTGCTCTTTCCATCTCCCCACCAAGCAACACCACTCCATCAGCATTTTAAGGAGTCAGCTTTCCATCCAGTCAGATTTGGTCATGGTAACTACACTTCTCAGTGCTGTGTATTTTCTTTCATGGAAGTTATTGTATAGTTGAAAACATACTATCATTGGACTTTAACTGAATAGCAGCACTGACTGGCCTGGAAGCAggcccttttttaaaaataaatagataagaaCCACCCCCCTAAATAAAGTTTCTTAAAAGGCCTTCAGAAATGGTCATACAAAAAAGTGAACTCTAGGTTACACTCGTTTGAAAGCTCTGGATCAGAAGCCACTTGTATTTCATTCTTATTGTCAGTTACAGTAAGGACTAGCTCTGTATCCTCAGCAAGCAGCAGCCTTGCAGTATATAATGGGATGATTTGCAGTTTTGTCTCTCTTTTCCCAGACCCGGTGCAGTGGTCGACAGACCAGGTGCTCCACTGGGTGGTGTGGGTGATGAAGGAGTTCAGCATGACTGACATTGACCTCAATGCCCTCAGCATTCCTGGGCGGGAGCTCTGCAACCTCAGTCAGGAAGACTTCTTCCAGCGTGTCCCGAGGGGAGAAATCCTctggagccatttggagcttctTCGAAAGTGTATGGGAGATTTTACTTTTACTTATTCCCTGTCCCcgcttctttctttattttttttttctttaaagctgaagCCAATTGTGAACAGTTGTTTATCCTCTGTTTGATATTGGCAGTAAAAATGAGGGCATTAATACAAGATAACAGGAGGTATTAGTGAGAATGTCTGCTGTTATGAAACATGTCTGCATACTAAACACTGCATGTCTTTCATCAAACTTGATAACTAATAGGGAGGAATAGTGACTGATGAGTCCTcctttgttttaataaagatttttagTTTGTGCATCTCCTGATTTTGAcagttttataattaaatattgaTTGTGAGTTATTTAATGTACATCTCTCTCATATAGAAGTGAAGATTATTAAGCACAGGCAATTAAATCCTTAGATTGTACACAACCAATAAGTGATGAGTTTTATGTATGTAATACAATAATGTATATGTGCATTTCAGATTTACCGTGCTTGGCAGAATAAAAACTATTTCCATTTACGTGGTATAGCTAGAGGTGTTAGGGGATGGAGAATGCATAAGATACTTGAAATTCACCATGTACATCCTTATTTCTAAAAATTGAATGACAGATATTAAGTGTCTCTATTCATAAGACCATGAGCTATGCATGTCTCTTGAAAACTGATAccaaattttcacttttttcctccttgaagCATGAAAGTTTTTGATCTTTGGGTGACTTGAAATTTGTGGGTTAAATAAAAACtcgctttttcttttctcctaatttGCAGATGTGTTGGCTAGCCAAGAACACTCTGGAGAAATAGCAACTGTTACTATTGATCAGCGTAAGTACTTCTGTCAGCAGTTAATTCACACAATTAACTGTTTGCAGGTTTAGCACTGTACTTTGGTTCAGTGCTATACTAGTACAACATTTAGAAAATCACTTGAGAGAGGGTAGTTTTCCTTGATGAGGGGAAGAGGGCATATTTTAAACTTCAAAGCAGAATGTTGGATTTCTTGATATTTTGTTACTGGCTAAAAGGTGGTGTATGATCTGAACTCTGAAAGTTTCTAACTCTCACTTTGGATGGTAGGTTTTCCACTGTCTTGAAATAAGCTGCCTAGGATACATATTTGAGGTCTTgagttgttctgtttttttagGTTATATATTGCATTAATGAATAGATACATTAAAATGTTATGATTTCAAAAGAGTGTTTCAAAAAGCTGAACAGGAGTGTGGAAGACAGGATTTACTTAGAAACCAGTACTAggaaaaatacattgaaataacTTTCCGCTTATTTGAAACTCATTCTTGCAGCTGAAGCAGTGTCTTCAATTATTAACATAAATCAATTTTCAGAAGACTTGTAAGCAGCTTATATGTTAAATAGATAGACCATGTATTGCATCCTCTTATACCATTGCAATAGAAGGGTATTTAATTGCTGTTTGAATAGCAGCTGTGGTGGGTTGTACAGTGACTATAGAGAAAAGTGCATTAGGGCAGACCATATGGGAACAGCataaagatgaaaacaaaggcatgagagggtttttttttttaatggaaacatgTAATACACATGATAGTAAACTAAAGCTGATGTTTCATGTGTAATGCGGCATCTCTACTACAAGTCTGAAACCACAGTTTCTGCTGTAAGAAGTAAAAAGTCTTTGCATTATTCTTAGCATTGTGACTTATACAGTGTGTCTttttagcaaaggaaaaaaaaatagctcctAGATGTTATGATAATACAGGTAATAAATAATATATGCCTATTTCTGTGCCAGCAATTTATAATTGATGTTCTGCAATGTTCTCTGCTTTACAGCTGTGCAGATTATTCCAGCATCTGTACAGCCTGCTACCCCAACCACCATTAAAGTAATAAACAGCAGCGCAAAGGCAGCTAAAGTACAGAGAGCTCCAAGGATCTCTGGGGAAGATAGAAGCTCCCCTGGGAACAGAACGGGTATTGtctccattatttttaaatgcaaatgaaggAAACAGTTACTCATTAATTTGAATTACAGTTTTGTAGAATGTGTCTTTGTCACTCTAAATGTGAGGTTTTAGAAGTCCATGTGGTATGCAGGGGACCATAGCTACAAAATACTTCACAAGCACAGGCAGCCCTGGCAGGTTGGTTAGCTCACAGAGGCACTGTGTTAATGTGGTGCTGCAGCTTTTGAGTCCTGCGgtaaataaaaggaataaaattgtTTCTCTTCCTGTGACTTAACAGTCTGCCCTCTCAAACCATAGCATTTATTCATGCTTTTAACTTCTTTCCACTTTTCATTTCcagatgggggagaaaataaacTGTATGTTGTAGAATCCTAGCTTAGCTACTACTTTCTCTACTTGTTGCCCTCTTCCTCTCCGCTCCCCGCCCCACCCCCAAGTTTCATGACTTTAGAATTTGGCAAGTTTcagatttcttgttttgttaAATGAATGCACCTTCTAGAAAACTGCACAGTAAATCTGCAGTTTATTTTTGGAGCTACTGTTATTTGTACATACTCTTTTGAGTATTAATAAttcctcttaatttctttatcttatttttttgttgctgtcattttttgctttgcttctctcCACTGTTGTGAATTTTTCTGTTAaatcctttcctctccttccccttgaatttttacttgttttaaactCTCCATAAAAGTCTATTATAATGCTATTCGGGATTCTTAGGCCAAGATGTTACCAGCTGACATCAGTGGGGAATACTCTGTGTTTCTCTCTTTAGACATGAGGTCTGCTATCTGTATCTCATTGAAAATTTAGGAATTTAACTGCAGATACTtgagttaaaaagaaatcttaataaTTGGACATGAAAGATGTAATATTGATGTAAGCtgaagtttgatttttcttttctaatatttcatGAAATTGGAGACTAAactattttttataaaaacagcTTCTGTtgcatatacatatgtgtgtgtttatatgcCTGAAGAGGAATAAGCAGCTCTTGCTAAACCTGTTCTATTTTACTGGATAGATGTGTGTCTAAATGACTGTGCGTAGTGTTACTTAATTTTTGTATGTTCTAGGGACAGATTTATGAgaaatcttgtttatttttttctgtattcatcagtttctttttttaatagattaaTACTGATGACTTTgcaagaaaatgtttgaaaaataataattagaagaAATTAAGTGCAGATTTTCCTTCCATCATATATTCTATGTTGGTCTGCTTTAATATGTTAGTTGGAAATTTTTAACTGTGAGGGGAACATAAAAAGCACTAATTGAAATGTATCTTGTTATTCCTATTTCAACAGGAAACAATGGCCAGATCCAGTTGTGGCAGTTTTTATTAGAACTTCTCACTGACAAAGATGCTCGGGACTGTATTTCTTGGGTTGGTGATGAAGGAGAGTTTAAATTGAATCAACCTGAACTGGTTGCGCAAAAATGGGGACAGCGCAAAAACAAACCCACGATGAACTATGAGAAGCTTAGTCGGGCTTTGAGGTAAGATTAACTTTAGGAACTGATCAGGTATGAAGTGATTTGCTTCCACTTGGCTAGTTTATTTTTAACTATGATAATGCAAGACTTGCAGCTTTTTTAGTAAAGGGATAAACAGATCCTCTGAAGCTACTCCTTCCCAGATCTTACTAGTTTTAGGGGCAAggtatttgttggggttttttcttttttgtgtgtgtgtgtggggtggttttttttcttcttcctgtttttgtttttttttttttttcttggggttttttttcttttttttttttttaagaagctaaTACAATAActtcttgaaaatatattttcttttttcaagattATTAAACACTGACATGGTAGTTAATTTGGGTAGCACActttgagaaatatttctttttgatgTATCTTCAGCATTTATGTTTTCAGTAGTATGCCAAACAATATTGATTATTGGTGAAAGATACAGAAATGTGTGAAGACTCTGAATTATTgacttatttttatattttacagtttatttgtTTGTGTTCCTCTTGCTCTTGTTATGCTATGAAGTGGATACATTCCTGTAATTACATAATTGGTAGTAGTTTTCTGTATGTAACAattttttctgtatgtaaaaaaaaactTCTTCTAAGTTCAGATATTCATTGGTACATTCCATTCTTCTTAAAGTAGGGATGTTAAattgaaaaatgcagttgacagGTAAGTTTCAATAGTTGCTGAGATTCCAACATAGTGAAATTTTATCAtctgaagaaatggaaacatttcaggCTGTCTTCATTCCATCGTGATTTTGTAGTTTGACATTGGtaaaagggagggggaagaatGCAAGTACCTGaattttagactttttttccctgattattTTGGCCCCTGGAATAATCTGAATATTTATCCAAGTTCTCTGAAATCATTAAGACTGAACTTCTTATTTCTTACTCTGATACGGTTAAATCTATTTCTCTTGATTAGTTTTCAAGAAAGGTATTTACTGCCTAATACTGCAAATTATTGAAGCAGTTTTAGGAACTCTTTTTATATGAGTGAAGTTGCATATTGGTTGAAGTCTGAAATCTAAGATTTACTTTTTAGCATTTCCACTGttggctactttttttttttttaaatggaagtaaACTCatctagcattttaaaaaaaccccatcaacttatatttaaaaataccgCTATGAGAAATGATGGTAAAGTTGCCATATTCTGGCTTTCTTTAGTCTTTTAGGGAGGATTTAAATAACATCAATATGTGTAATGCTGAATTTTCACTTTCACTGGGGGAGATCAAAGTCTAAAAGACCAGGAATGGTGCAGAGTCAGTAAAGAATGACTGCTCATTTACATGAACAGGAGGCGTCAGAAGAAACTGCCAGGCACCAGATACACAGCTTAACTATTCCCTTTTGTTTGTCCTGTAACTTCTTTAGGCACAGTATTGTGCACGCCAGAATTATTTTATGAGCTTGAGAGGAAAGTGgacaaattaatgaaaaagaaatattttgaaggatATTAGGTATGGAAAGATGCAACTTCTGGAAGTTCCTGAGCCCCCCAGATCATTGGAAGCAAGGAGAAGAGCACTGATACATGCTTAACTCTACTTCCATGCTTTTCCTTAGGCATCCTCTTTTGGTCTGTTGGAGTCTATATCCTGTTCTAGATAGATCTTTAGTCTGGTCTTGTGTGGCTGTTCTTGCATTATTTATACATTAAATTAGAATGTTACTTTTTTTGTAGGATCACAGAATCCCTTGGGTGGGAAGGGCATCAGGAGGTCTCTGGTCAAACTTTTTGCCCAAAGCAGGGCCTTTCCAGTAGACCTGCCCCTCAGCCTGTATTGTTGCAATACCATTCCCATATTTCCAAGCTGGTTCTGTGAATCTATATGTTTGTGTACTGAAGGTATATGTGAAAACTTTCTGGAACATAAAAATGATGTAAATGATGCtaatgtgttttgggttttgtcaACAAACTCCGAAGAAGATCTCAAAGGCAGCTGAAGAACTTTAGAATAATGTTCTTATCACTGGGATATTAAACAGATGTCTGCACAGTAATTTGCATAAATCACTATTAGAGaagttttgcatttatattttattcacagaattacagaaatcACATTCCTCAAAATGTTACCATTTTGGCAGCTGCATCAATATTGACATGTTTTCTAAGACTTGAATGTCTGAAGGGATATTTAATGCTTCTTGCTACTCCCATGATAAACACTGTTGCCAAGCTAAAGTTTTATTAAATGGTGGTACGTTTTGTTTACTAATGTACTGAAATTACTGTGTCAATTGTTTGTTAATAAAGAAAATGATGTTGATATTATTGAGAAATGTGCTAGCTCTTCTGTCCAGCTGTAGGAAAACCAAGCAGTATAGAAGCGAGGGCAAGGTGAAAAAATAGAAGAGCAGCTTTTTTCTATATATGCCAGCATTTTTTCTATATAGTCTCATTCTATATAGTCTCATCTTTGCTTTGGTCCTGTTGCTTAGATCCTGACCCTcaaaagtaagaaattaaaaggctttttttcagaatttgagGTGTCTGAAGAAATTTGATTGGATTTGATCTCTTTTGAGATCTTTTGATTGTAATTGATCTCTTTTCCACTAGGGCTGGGAGGCAGAAATTAGTCTTTCAATTGACTTGATTTTGCTCATGAACAAGAATCATCTTTGCTTTACAAGCATGTCACTCAAGAGGATTGCGTTGTAGAGTCAAGAAATCTGGGCTCATTTGTGCTACATTTGGGCGATGATTTTGAGGAAATTAAattgtgtgattatttttttgttgttgttcgttggttttggttttgattttttccaaatttatcTCATGCTTGTTAGGCTCATCAAGTCCAAGTTATGTCCCAGccacttggggttttttaatgagaaatgtgACGTGTTCTATTAATGCCTTCAGTGAGacaagaacagcaacaaaactgtaaaattctaatttctgttttattggtATCACCTAAAGTTTCATAATGCCTCTGAAGTATAGTGGGTCATATAGACTTTGTTATCTTTACTGCATTTCTGCGCAGTCTGATAATTTTTTTGTGACACAATGTAAAAAGTATTCATAGTTAGTCACATTTAGTtgtaaataaaggcaaaaaatgtCGTTTTGCCAGCATatgaactataaaaaaaaaaccaaagatgcTTTTATAGTTTTACTTCCTTCTTTGAAAACAATAGGGAGAGAATGGCTTCTTTAGTGTCATAGAAACTACAATGCTAATTCTCAAACTGTTTCCAACATgaattttttcctcagaaaagcagAGACGAGTAGAGAAAGCAAAGGACAATAATGAGGGGGGaagcaatattttcttatttaggCAAAGCACTATATAAAACTTATTCCACCTTAAGCTGTTTTTAAACTGCTCCGAGACCTTCATTTCTGAACTGGTGCTTCTGACTGCCTATAAAATaattactgtgttttgtttctccttAACATATTAAGGTGCAGGGACAATTTTCGACCCTCTTCCCTTTTCTCATATAAGAAAATGCCTAAGCAGTGTCTTGGTATATGAAATTATATGAGAATCTTCATGagaaaaagattaatattttggCCTCCAAGTGACCTTAAATAAATAACCAATGCATATGGAAGTTGCAGATGCTGAaaatttatattgattttttttttgctttttacaggTATTACTATGATGGAGACATGATCTGCAAAGTGCAAGGCAAGAGGTTTGTGTACAAATTTGTCTGCGACTTGAAAACTCTCATTGGATACAGCGCAGCAGAGTTGAATCGGTTGGTCACAGAATGTGAGCAGAAGAAACTAGCCAAGATGCAGCTCCATGGCATTGCACAGCCAGTTACAGCAGTGGCACTAGCTACCGCATCCCTGCAAACAGAGAAAGATAATTAAGCACTGGGACCTGAAAGTGGGAGCCTGAGGCCTTTCCTATATAACCAGAGCAATTG
Protein-coding regions in this window:
- the GABPA gene encoding GA-binding protein alpha chain isoform X2, translated to MTKREAEELIEIEIDGTEKQECTEESIVEQTYTTAEFVSQAIDINEPIGNLKKLLEPRLQCSLDAHEICLQDIQLDPDRSLFDQGVKTDGTVQLSVQVISRQGIEPKLNILEIVKPVETVEVVIDPDAHHAEAEAHLVEEAQVITLDGTKHITTISDETSEQVTRWAAALEGYRKEQERLGIPYDPVQWSTDQVLHWVVWVMKEFSMTDIDLNALSIPGRELCNLSQEDFFQRVPRGEILWSHLELLRKYVLASQEHSGEIATVTIDQRNNGQIQLWQFLLELLTDKDARDCISWVGDEGEFKLNQPELVAQKWGQRKNKPTMNYEKLSRALRYYYDGDMICKVQGKRFVYKFVCDLKTLIGYSAAELNRLVTECEQKKLAKMQLHGIAQPVTAVALATASLQTEKDN
- the GABPA gene encoding GA-binding protein alpha chain isoform X1, yielding MTKREAEELIEIEIDGTEKQECTEESIVEQTYTTAEFVSQAIDINEPIGNLKKLLEPRLQCSLDAHEICLQDIQLDPDRSLFDQGVKTDGTVQLSVQVISRQGIEPKLNILEIVKPVETVEVVIDPDAHHAEAEAHLVEEAQVITLDGTKHITTISDETSEQVTRWAAALEGYRKEQERLGIPYDPVQWSTDQVLHWVVWVMKEFSMTDIDLNALSIPGRELCNLSQEDFFQRVPRGEILWSHLELLRKYVLASQEHSGEIATVTIDQPVQIIPASVQPATPTTIKVINSSAKAAKVQRAPRISGEDRSSPGNRTGNNGQIQLWQFLLELLTDKDARDCISWVGDEGEFKLNQPELVAQKWGQRKNKPTMNYEKLSRALRYYYDGDMICKVQGKRFVYKFVCDLKTLIGYSAAELNRLVTECEQKKLAKMQLHGIAQPVTAVALATASLQTEKDN